A single Camelus bactrianus isolate YW-2024 breed Bactrian camel chromosome 1, ASM4877302v1, whole genome shotgun sequence DNA region contains:
- the PLSCR5 gene encoding phospholipid scramblase family member 5: MASKDAQNQRRGLPSFLPGAPDPDHGVHVSPSNSGNLVWQPGLPPPGSLPPGLEYLSQLDLIIIHQQVELLGMILGTETCNKYEIKNSLGQRIYFAVEESICFNRAFCSTLRSCTLKITDNSGREVITVNRPLRCNSCWCPCYLQELEIQAPPGTIVGYVAQKWDPFLPKFTIQNANKEDILKIVGPCATCGCFGDVDFEVKTINEKLTIGKISKYWSGFVNDVFTNADNFGIHVPADLDVTVKASMIGACFLFDFMFFEHSLAGL, from the exons ATGCACAGAACCAGAGAAGAGGTCTGCCCAGTTTTCTTCCCGGAGCTCCAGACCCAGACCATGGCGTTCATGTCTCACCGTCCAATTCAGGGAACTTAGTGTGGCAGCCGGGTCTCCCTCCACCAGGCAGTCTCCCTCCTGGTCTGGAATATTTAAGCCAG TTAGACCTGATAATTATACACCAGCAGGTGGAACTTCTTGGAA TGATACTTGGCACTGAGACCTGCAACAAATACGAGATTAAAAACAGCTTAGGACAAAGAATTTACTTTGCAGTGGAGGAAAGCATCTGCTTCAACCGTGCTTTCTGCTCTACGCTGCGCTCTTGCACACTGAAGATCACCGACAACTCAGGCCGAGAGGTCATCACAGTCAACAGGCCCTTGAGGTGTAACAGCTGCTGGTGCCCTTGCTACCTACAAGAG TTAGAAATCCAAGCCCCTCCTGGTACTATAGTTGGTTATGTTGCACAGAAGTGGGACCCCTTTCTGCCTAAATTCACAATTCAAAATGCAAACAaagaagatattttgaaaattgtTGGTCCTTGTGCGACATGTGGCTGTTTTGGCGATGTGGAttttgag GTGAAAACTATTAACGAAAAGCTTACAATTGGAAAGATTTCAAAGTACTGGTCGGGCTTTGTAAATGACGTTTTCACCAATGCTGACAACTTCGGAATTCACGTTCCTGCAGATCTAGATGTCACAGTCAAAGCATCGATGATTGGTGCCTGTTTTCTCTTT GATTTTATGTTCTTTGAACATTCACTGGCTGGATTATAA